From a single Aggregatilinea lenta genomic region:
- a CDS encoding ABC transporter permease, whose amino-acid sequence MRELSRTPVRFALHLAFARLLTQWRSLLTIFAGTVLAASVGALVPLYTTAVAQVGMLQRLEQQPAQDTNVAANISLRGSAATSAGGLEQQADGATALATDLVRQDLGDIDGWVDRVVTYVESEAMGLSIRSEESDELVPLVGVRGHVGYYDNWPDVVRVVSGRLPQATPDGDVDMEIVIGLSVANELNLSDGMVVVFDQGMNNQGQTGGGHPSSQPITAAIVGVVAPLDEESPYWMDPSPLRLIDKASGAGLWDYELAALTTRPAAFLAGQAFLPDTPTRIGWRVLFAHENLPFARVDAARDALRAFDRNMQYTFKESLIPSAVDEQAGAQRQDLAFNYATRLIDYDALRDDVDSGILITYAKEVDLLDAPFGLLLLQVGALVLFFLIVTAALVRRSERREIAMLQSRGALDSQILLLRGIEALLLCILAVAVAPFLAQALLKVLGPIVANTDEFPLPLTGRVFTYAAVAAGVTFVALMGTLRPVLRLPLIQAGGAATRSGSQQWWQKLYLDVILALVGLGALWLLVRRGSPFADVNLGGQQADPLMLMAPALLFLALGSLALRFFPILTGALARTASAGRGLVSALANWQLSREPVHYGRITFLLALAVGIGWFATSFRATVSNSHEDQARYTVGTDARFTERDTSLNANRARSADYYEAQDGIAAASTAYRVRNVNLSTSIAGDLRGTILGIDPSTFGDTLYWRSDLGAVNILRLPDDAPDLPERGEELPLVPDKIGLWARMETTGFGFTSDQVYQASVSRLTNRTDLNFRFLDANGAWVVVPAEPVEIEYNRVGSDEPGAEARAFVTSGWVYMEADLSALTYTPAAPLRLVSMYWEYRSPNSRSGERGLRLTLAQMTLYQGGTATPYPIFSDGSWEFAYDRGATATGRAQPGAQLAGERDDAISFLWDQSAQRTIIGGLLNYPALGPLDAIISSRVEVDNGLAVGLDAPPFTLVNIGGTSVQFRPVAVADYYPSLFNRDPSESIPKGDSFMVVDARELIYTLNRRPSGTFYPDEVWLRFGDAVESGSESQVNVALRGFEDENVVLLSSSTLAEELGRLRTNPLGLGLMGLMYLAFIVALALSVVGLLTYVALTAQSRRAEFGMLRALGLSSLRVVGGLALEQVIVMVIAVALGALLGGVLASQVVPTLALGATGEGVIPPFVMRVEARNLIEYGVLMLVVLGLVLGSSLLLVRRLSLSRTLRLGDE is encoded by the coding sequence ATGCGAGAACTGAGCCGCACGCCAGTTCGTTTCGCGCTCCATCTGGCCTTCGCTCGTCTCCTTACCCAATGGCGCTCGCTGCTGACCATCTTTGCAGGCACCGTGCTGGCGGCCTCGGTGGGTGCGCTGGTCCCGCTCTATACGACGGCGGTGGCGCAGGTCGGCATGCTCCAGCGGCTGGAACAGCAGCCCGCGCAGGATACGAACGTTGCAGCCAACATCAGCTTACGCGGCAGCGCGGCGACCTCGGCGGGGGGCCTCGAACAGCAGGCGGACGGCGCGACAGCACTGGCGACGGATCTGGTGCGGCAGGATCTCGGCGACATCGACGGCTGGGTCGATCGGGTGGTGACCTACGTCGAAAGCGAAGCGATGGGCCTGTCGATCCGCTCCGAAGAGTCGGACGAGCTGGTCCCGCTGGTGGGCGTGCGCGGCCACGTGGGCTATTACGACAACTGGCCGGATGTGGTGCGCGTGGTTAGTGGGCGGCTCCCGCAGGCAACGCCCGACGGCGACGTGGATATGGAGATCGTGATTGGGCTGTCGGTCGCCAACGAGCTGAACCTGTCGGACGGCATGGTTGTGGTCTTCGACCAGGGCATGAACAACCAGGGACAGACCGGCGGCGGTCACCCATCCAGCCAGCCGATCACGGCGGCGATTGTGGGCGTGGTCGCGCCGCTGGACGAGGAATCGCCGTACTGGATGGACCCCTCGCCGCTGCGCCTGATCGACAAGGCGAGCGGGGCCGGGCTGTGGGATTATGAATTGGCGGCGCTGACGACGCGCCCGGCGGCGTTCCTCGCCGGGCAGGCGTTCCTGCCCGACACGCCGACGCGCATCGGCTGGCGCGTGCTGTTCGCCCACGAAAATCTGCCGTTCGCGCGGGTGGACGCGGCGCGCGATGCCCTGCGTGCCTTCGACCGCAACATGCAGTATACGTTCAAAGAGTCGCTGATCCCCAGCGCGGTCGACGAACAAGCCGGGGCGCAGCGCCAGGATCTGGCGTTTAACTACGCGACGCGCCTGATCGACTACGACGCCCTGCGCGACGACGTGGACTCCGGCATCCTGATCACCTACGCCAAAGAAGTGGACCTGCTCGATGCGCCGTTTGGCCTGCTGCTGCTCCAGGTGGGCGCGCTGGTGCTGTTCTTCCTGATCGTGACGGCGGCGCTGGTCCGGCGCAGCGAGCGGCGCGAGATCGCCATGCTGCAAAGTCGCGGCGCGCTGGACAGCCAGATCCTGCTGCTGCGCGGCATCGAGGCGCTGCTGCTGTGTATCCTGGCGGTGGCCGTCGCGCCGTTCCTGGCTCAGGCGCTGCTGAAGGTGCTGGGACCAATCGTCGCCAACACGGACGAGTTCCCGCTACCGCTGACGGGGCGGGTGTTCACCTATGCGGCGGTGGCGGCGGGCGTGACCTTCGTGGCGCTGATGGGCACGCTGCGGCCCGTGCTGCGCCTGCCGCTGATCCAGGCGGGCGGCGCGGCGACGCGCAGCGGCAGCCAGCAGTGGTGGCAGAAGCTGTACCTCGACGTGATCCTGGCGCTGGTGGGCCTGGGCGCGCTGTGGCTGCTGGTCCGGCGCGGATCGCCCTTCGCGGACGTGAACCTGGGCGGGCAGCAGGCTGACCCGCTGATGCTGATGGCCCCGGCGCTGCTGTTCCTGGCGCTGGGCAGCCTCGCGCTGCGCTTCTTCCCGATCCTGACCGGGGCGCTGGCGCGCACCGCTTCCGCCGGGCGTGGGCTGGTCAGCGCGCTGGCGAACTGGCAGCTCAGCCGCGAGCCGGTGCATTATGGGCGCATCACGTTCCTGCTGGCGCTGGCGGTCGGCATCGGCTGGTTTGCGACCAGCTTCCGCGCGACCGTCTCTAACAGCCACGAGGATCAGGCCAGGTATACGGTCGGCACGGATGCGCGCTTCACCGAGCGCGACACGAGCCTGAACGCCAACCGCGCCCGCAGCGCCGATTATTACGAAGCGCAGGATGGCATCGCCGCGGCGAGCACCGCCTACCGCGTACGTAACGTCAACCTGAGCACGAGCATCGCGGGTGACCTGCGCGGCACGATTTTGGGCATCGACCCTTCGACGTTCGGCGATACGCTGTACTGGCGCTCCGACCTGGGCGCGGTCAACATCCTGCGCCTGCCCGACGATGCGCCGGACCTGCCGGAGCGCGGCGAAGAACTGCCGCTCGTGCCGGACAAAATCGGCCTGTGGGCACGCATGGAGACGACGGGTTTCGGTTTCACCAGCGATCAGGTCTATCAGGCCAGCGTCTCGCGCCTGACGAACCGCACCGACCTCAATTTCCGCTTCCTGGACGCCAATGGCGCGTGGGTGGTGGTTCCTGCTGAGCCGGTCGAGATCGAGTATAACCGCGTCGGCAGCGACGAGCCTGGTGCGGAGGCGCGCGCCTTCGTCACCAGCGGGTGGGTGTACATGGAGGCGGATCTCTCCGCGCTGACTTACACGCCCGCCGCTCCTTTGCGGCTGGTGTCGATGTACTGGGAATATCGCAGTCCGAACAGCCGCTCTGGCGAGCGCGGCCTGCGTCTGACGCTGGCCCAGATGACGCTCTACCAGGGCGGCACAGCGACGCCGTACCCGATCTTCTCGGATGGTAGTTGGGAGTTCGCCTACGACCGGGGCGCGACCGCCACGGGCCGCGCGCAGCCGGGCGCGCAGCTCGCCGGGGAGCGCGACGATGCGATCTCCTTCCTGTGGGACCAGTCTGCGCAGCGTACCATCATCGGCGGGCTGCTGAATTACCCCGCGCTGGGGCCGTTGGACGCGATCATCAGCAGCCGTGTCGAGGTTGACAACGGGCTGGCGGTTGGGCTGGACGCGCCGCCGTTTACGCTGGTGAACATCGGCGGAACCAGCGTGCAGTTCCGCCCCGTGGCCGTGGCCGACTATTATCCCTCGCTGTTCAACCGCGACCCGTCCGAGAGCATTCCCAAGGGCGACTCGTTCATGGTGGTGGACGCGCGCGAGCTGATCTACACGCTCAACCGGCGGCCCAGCGGCACGTTCTACCCGGACGAGGTGTGGCTGCGCTTCGGCGACGCGGTCGAATCGGGCAGCGAGAGCCAGGTCAACGTGGCGCTGCGCGGCTTCGAGGACGAGAACGTGGTCCTGCTGAGCAGCAGCACGCTGGCCGAGGAATTGGGCCGCCTGCGCACGAATCCGCTCGGCCTGGGGCTGATGGGCCTGATGTATCTGGCGTTCATCGTCGCACTGGCGCTGAGCGTGGTCGGCCTGCTGACCTACGTGGCCCTGACCGCCCAATCGCGCCGCGCGGAGTTTGGTATGCTGCGCGCGTTGGGACTATCGTCGCTGCGCGTGGTCGGCGGGCTGGCGCTGGAGCAGGTGATCGTGATGGTGATCGCTGTGGCGCTGGGCGCGCTGCTGGGCGGCGTGCTGGCGAGCCAGGTCGTGCCGACCCTGGCGCTGGGCGCGACCGGTGAGGGCGTGATCCCGCCGTTTGTGATGCGCGTCGAGGCGCGCAACCTGATCGAATATGGCGTGCTGATGCTGGTCGTGCTGGGTCTGGTGCTCGGCTCCAGCCTGCTGCTGGTGCGGCGGCTGTCGCTGTCGCGCACGCTGCGGCTCGGTGACGAATAG
- the infA gene encoding translation initiation factor IF-1: MAKRTDDKIEMEGTVVEALPNTQFTVQLDNGHKVLAYLSGKMRKYYIRILLGDRVRVEMTPYDLSRGRITYRYRKGGGPAPDEETSE; this comes from the coding sequence ATGGCGAAACGTACAGACGACAAGATCGAAATGGAAGGGACCGTCGTAGAAGCCCTTCCCAATACCCAGTTCACCGTTCAGTTGGATAACGGGCACAAGGTGCTGGCCTATCTGTCCGGCAAGATGCGCAAGTACTACATCCGCATCCTGCTCGGCGACCGCGTGCGCGTTGAGATGACTCCGTACGACCTGTCGCGCGGGCGCATCACCTACCGCTATCGCAAGGGCGGCGGCCCAGCGCCTGACGAAGAAACGTCGGAGTGA
- a CDS encoding 30S ribosomal protein S1: MDFLTLLEESFSTEQPGRGDIVTGVILSIDNLGMLVDIGTKRDGVVPRSDLEKLGEDVTFQLGDEVPVMIVRSEDEDGNMIVSIAQAKQNEDWLNAEQMLTSEEIVDGFVADANRGGLIVPYGNLRGFIPASHVIDLPRGLNEEERRAHLMSMIGQKISVKVIEVNRRRRRLVLSQREAQREIRDASKDALLEELAEGEVRRGRVSGLRDFGAFVDLGGADGLIHISELAWHRVKHPRELLNVGDEIDVFVLRLDQEGRRIGLSLKRLQPNPWSQVDELYHVGQVVEGVVSRVTQFGAFVSLDPGIEALLHASQIADPTPENPAEILREGDTISARIISIESHRQRLGLSIRDVENNLPTLEAREDEALDAPQDEIDAGQSEAYTVQSEELEPVVEEEPVAE; this comes from the coding sequence ATGGATTTCCTCACCTTGCTTGAGGAGTCTTTCTCAACGGAGCAGCCCGGACGGGGCGACATCGTCACCGGTGTCATCCTCTCAATCGACAATCTGGGCATGCTCGTGGATATTGGGACCAAGCGTGACGGCGTTGTACCCCGCAGCGACCTCGAAAAGCTTGGCGAAGACGTCACCTTCCAGCTTGGAGACGAAGTCCCGGTCATGATCGTCCGTTCCGAAGACGAGGACGGCAACATGATCGTGTCAATCGCCCAGGCCAAGCAGAATGAAGACTGGCTCAACGCCGAGCAGATGTTGACGAGCGAAGAGATCGTCGACGGCTTCGTGGCAGATGCGAACCGGGGCGGCTTGATTGTGCCCTACGGCAACCTGCGCGGCTTCATTCCCGCCAGCCACGTGATCGACCTGCCGCGCGGCCTTAACGAAGAAGAACGCCGCGCACACCTCATGTCGATGATTGGCCAGAAGATTTCCGTGAAGGTGATCGAGGTCAACCGCCGCCGTCGCCGTCTGGTGCTCAGCCAGCGCGAGGCCCAGCGCGAGATCCGCGACGCCAGCAAGGACGCGCTGCTTGAGGAACTCGCCGAGGGTGAAGTTCGCCGTGGCCGTGTCAGCGGCCTGCGCGACTTCGGCGCCTTCGTCGATCTCGGCGGAGCTGACGGTCTGATCCACATCAGCGAGCTGGCCTGGCACCGCGTCAAGCACCCGCGCGAACTGCTCAACGTGGGCGACGAGATCGACGTGTTCGTGCTGCGCCTGGACCAGGAAGGTCGCCGTATCGGCCTGTCGCTCAAGCGCCTCCAGCCGAACCCATGGTCGCAGGTCGACGAGCTGTATCACGTCGGCCAGGTGGTCGAGGGTGTAGTCAGCCGCGTGACGCAGTTCGGGGCATTCGTCAGCCTCGATCCGGGCATCGAAGCCCTGCTGCACGCCAGCCAGATCGCGGACCCGACGCCGGAGAACCCGGCGGAGATCCTGCGCGAAGGCGACACGATCTCGGCCCGCATCATCAGCATCGAATCCCACCGCCAGCGCCTGGGCCTGAGCATCCGCGACGTGGAGAACAACCTCCCGACGCTGGAAGCCCGCGAAGACGAGGCGCTCGACGCCCCGCAGGACGAAATTGACGCTGGTCAAAGCGAGGCTTACACGGTACAATCGGAAGAGCTTGAACCGGTTGTTGAGGAAGAGCCAGTCGCGGAGTAG
- a CDS encoding ABC transporter permease codes for MTIGLILKRMRREWRSLSILLLAVCLLTGFFALGPFYVRAVTDVGLRFDLDNASPRERLITLVVDNEPLTRESFNVVREELGDLAVGYQYFIRADYTPPTSEMSGGSRDLATRGYIFRYGEPVTSVSSRTDSVYQPYAFADMPSILDLVEGRWPVRLPTPDEVDPAGLSDEEQQERQIGIYNRGEVEVVVTRTVADEADLELGSRITLGTRMADGSGEVASIVVVGIVEPKDPNDLIWDGNRNFLEGSDVETTPGNFRYDFGMAAIPEAYTDWLRAVTPGNSYVYQFQTNTDVVSADNTRAVSDHLTVLQSRLSAYHPGLSVLSGLTNILDNFAGNVSETEGPIILLSGAILIMMLYHLINTVALVLEQQGSEWSTIVSRGGSVPQLVALQLVTVGVLGLAGMAAGPLLSVVFMRVMERFGPLSHALGGRSLDSTTIPTISIYMSIGAAVAAVIVLTSPALPAANRSLLRLKQMVSRPPTRPAWARFALDIILLGVGLGFMLRLYYLVGGKFGDLLNNLFAAPRDVIRLIADNLTETGGLNDPFNLLGPALVLTGAALLWLRFFPWLMDRFSRLFSRSRHLTTPLALWNVSRDPSHYAQLVLLLIGTLALGTASLGLSATRDRGAWAAAHDETGGSARIEIDPAALDAATVNWDRLPGVSSSAMVLHAEGDPGSSARTDVHIFGVTTDASDAFPDLSGAIDPLAAIPAPPDPGVALPDDASLLSVQVYSTAPQREDEPAVSVQLTAYLQDALGVPYAVPLALPGTGGPTSVAPDAQQQPEQSIVNAPTPTDEWLTFNGTMPAQGRLPYRLMRIGINDRQGNLDAFEHTIYIDRIATQDAFGTAETVESFEDETNAWAEATTANPYAASWAATADTVSRVQGVVPQRVTDEVPPVEGDAVLRLDYRTGRMGGVQREPSIVVNEPQIRRIPVVINARFASLFAGTSSRQTAADEPLTVGEEKNLVLNLGTGSVEIGFVVAGVVDDIPSVPEDEPALLAPLALIQPVLNQAAASNAFFARNEIWLELPDREPSGALEDAIAALPGIDSTAWAWTRYGEIQREPLPSAVAGMLFAGFWISLALSLLDFGFYLMVTARQRSFTFGVLRSLGWNASNIWRLLLIEQIVLILPALLIGSLIGLGLAYLLLPFLALVGGETLSIPWLSLLGMLLALIASYSVLMGITAIYLRRMSVNQVLRLEGE; via the coding sequence ATGACGATTGGACTCATCCTCAAACGCATGCGCCGCGAGTGGCGCTCGCTGAGCATCCTGCTGCTGGCCGTGTGCCTGCTCACCGGGTTCTTCGCGCTGGGGCCGTTTTACGTGCGCGCTGTGACCGACGTCGGGCTGCGTTTCGACCTGGACAACGCCTCCCCGCGTGAGCGCCTGATCACGTTGGTGGTGGACAACGAGCCGCTGACGCGTGAGTCGTTTAATGTGGTGCGCGAGGAATTGGGCGATCTGGCGGTCGGCTACCAGTACTTCATCCGCGCCGACTACACGCCGCCTACCAGTGAAATGAGCGGCGGCTCGCGCGACCTGGCGACGCGCGGCTACATCTTCCGCTACGGTGAGCCGGTGACGTCCGTCTCGTCGCGCACGGATTCGGTCTACCAGCCGTACGCCTTCGCGGATATGCCGTCGATCCTGGATCTGGTCGAGGGCCGCTGGCCGGTGCGCCTGCCTACGCCCGACGAGGTCGATCCGGCAGGCTTGAGCGACGAGGAACAGCAGGAACGGCAGATCGGCATCTATAACCGGGGCGAGGTCGAGGTCGTCGTGACGCGCACCGTCGCCGACGAGGCCGACCTGGAACTTGGCAGCCGCATTACGCTGGGTACGCGCATGGCCGACGGCAGCGGCGAGGTCGCCTCGATCGTGGTGGTGGGCATCGTCGAGCCGAAGGACCCCAACGATCTGATCTGGGACGGCAACCGCAACTTCCTCGAAGGCTCGGACGTGGAGACGACGCCGGGCAACTTCCGCTACGACTTCGGCATGGCCGCCATCCCCGAAGCCTACACCGACTGGCTGCGCGCGGTCACGCCCGGTAACAGCTACGTCTACCAGTTCCAGACCAACACGGACGTCGTCAGCGCCGACAACACGCGCGCCGTGTCCGACCATCTGACCGTGCTGCAAAGCCGCCTGAGCGCGTACCATCCCGGCCTGTCGGTTCTCAGCGGACTGACGAATATTCTCGACAACTTCGCCGGGAACGTCTCCGAGACGGAAGGGCCGATTATCCTGCTCTCCGGCGCGATCCTGATCATGATGCTCTACCACCTGATCAACACCGTCGCGCTCGTGCTCGAACAGCAGGGGTCGGAGTGGAGCACCATCGTCAGCCGGGGCGGCAGCGTGCCACAGCTCGTCGCGCTGCAACTGGTCACGGTCGGTGTGCTGGGGCTGGCCGGAATGGCCGCCGGACCGCTGCTGAGTGTGGTGTTCATGCGCGTGATGGAGCGCTTCGGGCCGCTCTCCCACGCGCTCGGCGGGCGCTCCCTCGACTCGACCACCATCCCGACGATTTCGATCTACATGAGCATCGGCGCGGCGGTCGCCGCCGTGATTGTACTGACCTCGCCTGCGCTGCCCGCCGCCAACCGCAGCCTGCTGCGGCTGAAGCAGATGGTTTCGCGGCCCCCGACGCGGCCCGCGTGGGCGCGCTTCGCGCTGGACATCATCCTGCTGGGAGTTGGCCTGGGCTTCATGCTGCGCCTCTATTATCTGGTCGGCGGCAAGTTCGGCGATCTGCTGAATAACCTGTTTGCCGCCCCGCGGGACGTGATCCGGCTCATCGCGGACAACCTGACCGAAACCGGCGGCCTGAACGATCCGTTCAATCTGCTCGGTCCGGCGCTGGTGCTGACCGGCGCGGCGCTGCTGTGGCTGCGCTTCTTCCCGTGGCTGATGGACCGGTTCTCGCGCCTGTTTTCGCGCAGCCGCCACCTGACCACGCCGCTGGCGCTGTGGAACGTCTCGCGCGACCCCAGCCACTACGCGCAGTTGGTGCTGCTGCTGATCGGCACGCTGGCGCTGGGCACGGCCTCGCTGGGCCTGTCCGCCACGCGCGACCGGGGCGCGTGGGCCGCTGCGCACGACGAAACGGGCGGCAGCGCGCGCATTGAGATCGACCCCGCTGCGCTGGACGCTGCCACGGTCAACTGGGACCGGCTGCCGGGCGTGTCGTCGTCCGCGATGGTCTTGCATGCGGAAGGCGATCCCGGCTCGTCGGCGCGCACGGACGTGCACATCTTCGGCGTGACGACGGACGCGAGCGACGCCTTCCCCGATCTGTCCGGCGCAATCGATCCGCTGGCCGCGATTCCCGCGCCGCCCGATCCGGGCGTGGCGCTGCCCGACGACGCAAGTTTGCTGTCGGTGCAGGTCTATTCCACCGCGCCGCAGCGTGAGGACGAACCGGCGGTGTCGGTGCAGTTGACCGCCTACCTGCAGGACGCGCTCGGGGTGCCCTATGCCGTGCCGCTGGCGCTGCCCGGCACGGGCGGGCCGACCTCCGTCGCGCCGGACGCGCAGCAGCAGCCGGAACAGTCCATCGTCAACGCGCCGACACCCACCGACGAGTGGCTGACCTTTAACGGCACGATGCCGGCCCAGGGCCGTTTGCCATACCGCCTGATGCGCATCGGCATCAACGACCGCCAGGGCAACCTGGACGCTTTCGAGCACACGATTTACATCGACCGCATCGCCACGCAGGATGCGTTCGGCACGGCGGAGACGGTCGAGAGCTTCGAGGACGAGACGAACGCCTGGGCCGAAGCGACTACCGCCAATCCCTACGCGGCCTCGTGGGCGGCCACGGCGGACACCGTCAGCCGCGTGCAGGGCGTCGTGCCGCAGCGCGTGACGGACGAGGTGCCGCCGGTCGAGGGCGACGCGGTGCTGCGTCTGGACTACCGCACCGGGCGGATGGGCGGCGTCCAGCGCGAGCCGAGCATCGTCGTGAACGAGCCGCAGATCCGCCGCATCCCGGTGGTGATCAACGCGCGCTTCGCCAGCCTGTTTGCCGGGACCAGCAGCCGCCAGACCGCCGCCGACGAGCCTCTGACCGTGGGCGAGGAGAAGAACCTCGTGCTCAACCTGGGAACCGGATCGGTCGAGATCGGCTTTGTCGTGGCGGGCGTGGTGGACGACATCCCATCCGTGCCGGAGGATGAACCCGCACTGCTCGCGCCGCTGGCGCTGATCCAGCCGGTGCTGAACCAGGCCGCCGCCTCCAACGCGTTCTTCGCCCGCAACGAGATCTGGCTGGAGCTGCCCGACCGCGAGCCGAGCGGCGCGCTCGAAGACGCGATCGCGGCGCTGCCGGGCATCGACAGCACGGCGTGGGCCTGGACGCGTTACGGCGAGATCCAGCGCGAGCCGCTGCCGAGCGCCGTGGCGGGCATGCTGTTCGCCGGGTTCTGGATCAGCCTCGCGCTAAGCCTGCTGGATTTCGGCTTCTACCTGATGGTGACGGCCAGGCAGCGCTCGTTTACGTTTGGCGTGCTGCGCTCGCTGGGCTGGAACGCGAGCAATATCTGGCGGCTGCTGCTGATCGAGCAGATCGTGCTGATCCTGCCTGCGCTGTTGATCGGCAGTCTGATCGGGCTGGGGCTGGCCTATTTGCTGCTGCCGTTCCTGGCGCTGGTTGGCGGGGAGACGCTCAGCATCCCGTGGCTGAGCCTGTTGGGCATGCTGCTGGCGCTGATTGCGTCCTACAGCGTGCTGATGGGCATCACCGCCATCTACCTGCGCCGCATGAGCGTCAATCAGGTTTTGCGGCTGGAAGGTGAGTAG
- the rpsU gene encoding 30S ribosomal protein S21, which translates to MAHVELQSGESQEGLLKRFRKQVAKDGILSTVRRKRWHVSKSELRRIQKKKAVRRARRKQRKTRAS; encoded by the coding sequence ATGGCCCATGTGGAGTTGCAGTCCGGTGAGTCGCAAGAGGGACTCCTCAAGCGCTTCCGGAAGCAAGTCGCCAAGGACGGCATCCTCAGCACGGTACGCCGCAAGCGCTGGCACGTTTCGAAGAGCGAGCTGCGTCGTATCCAGAAGAAGAAGGCTGTCCGGCGCGCGCGCCGCAAGCAGCGCAAGACCAGAGCGAGTTAA
- a CDS encoding DUF402 domain-containing protein encodes MARGTIPAPGPLWQLVVRKYDGRLHITLPLHLMDDNGSRLWLRTPLGGEVKHLTRGKSWAITRPSDMFFWRDRWYNVYVNYDEAWQFRNFYCNVGLPPEIRDGEISYVDLDLDVQIWADGRAEILDEDEFDEHRVQFGYPDTVQEAARGAVEDLLALWRSGAEPFAWYNTRP; translated from the coding sequence ATGGCGCGCGGTACAATCCCCGCCCCTGGCCCCTTATGGCAGCTTGTCGTCCGTAAATACGACGGTCGGCTGCACATCACGCTGCCGCTGCACCTCATGGACGACAATGGCAGCCGCCTGTGGCTGCGCACGCCGCTGGGTGGCGAAGTCAAACACCTGACGCGCGGCAAGTCGTGGGCCATCACCCGTCCCTCGGATATGTTCTTCTGGCGCGACCGCTGGTACAACGTCTACGTGAACTACGACGAAGCGTGGCAGTTCAGGAACTTTTACTGCAACGTGGGGCTGCCGCCGGAGATCCGCGACGGCGAGATTTCGTACGTGGACCTCGACCTCGACGTGCAGATCTGGGCCGATGGGCGCGCCGAAATTCTCGACGAAGACGAGTTCGACGAGCATCGAGTCCAGTTCGGTTACCCGGATACCGTGCAGGAAGCGGCGCGAGGAGCCGTCGAGGATCTGCTGGCGCTGTGGCGCTCTGGGGCCGAGCCGTTCGCGTGGTACAACACCCGGCCCTGA
- a CDS encoding 30S ribosomal protein S1 produces MSEQSFAELLDASFDYTPPRRGEIRQATILQIEPNEIIVELGAKKDGIVTTQDLERLHDEFRRSLKVGQTVPVYVLNPRDTDGNLVVSINMGLQQYDWDKARELLEKDEVVEVTVTDHNRGGVLVRWNMLEGFIPSSHLVSVSAGLQGNERRDALNSLVGDKLGVKVIEVDQDRRRLIFSQREAQREWRAQQKARLLSELNEGDVVRGTVTGLRDFGAFVNLGGADGLIHVSELAWHRVDHPRDVLRVGQEIDVYVLSLDRNTNRIALSRKRLLPDPWDDALERYHEGMQVEGTVTNVVDFGAFIALDDGLEGLLHLSEMGDGSLKEPYSYVKKGDRLQLRISRLEPDQRRVGFTQRWGTEQPVLSRPEGEAEPEPEAHAEEAAPAAEADVAVPEASVETEASTETTAEASTETEASAEVEAQAEPEAAVQAEPEPEAEASTETETSAEVEAQAEPEAAVEAEPEPEAEAEPEAEAEPEAEAETEAEPDEEAEEEDKKES; encoded by the coding sequence ATGTCTGAGCAGAGCTTTGCTGAACTGCTCGACGCCTCATTCGATTACACGCCACCACGTCGGGGCGAAATTCGGCAAGCTACCATCTTGCAAATTGAGCCGAACGAGATCATCGTCGAGCTGGGCGCTAAGAAGGATGGCATCGTCACCACGCAAGACCTGGAACGCCTGCACGACGAGTTCCGGCGCTCGCTGAAGGTCGGACAAACGGTGCCGGTCTACGTCCTCAATCCGCGTGACACCGATGGCAATCTCGTCGTTTCGATCAACATGGGCCTCCAGCAGTACGACTGGGACAAGGCCCGTGAGCTGTTGGAAAAAGACGAGGTCGTCGAGGTCACGGTCACCGACCACAACCGTGGCGGTGTCCTGGTGCGCTGGAACATGCTGGAGGGCTTCATCCCCTCGTCGCACCTTGTTTCGGTCAGCGCCGGGCTGCAGGGCAACGAGCGGCGCGACGCGCTCAACTCGCTGGTGGGCGATAAGCTCGGCGTCAAGGTCATCGAAGTCGACCAGGATCGCCGCCGCCTGATCTTCTCCCAGCGCGAGGCGCAGCGCGAGTGGCGCGCGCAGCAGAAGGCCCGCCTGCTTTCCGAGCTGAACGAGGGCGACGTGGTACGCGGCACGGTCACCGGGCTGCGCGACTTCGGCGCGTTCGTCAATCTGGGCGGGGCCGACGGCCTGATCCACGTCAGCGAGCTGGCATGGCACCGCGTGGATCATCCGCGCGACGTGCTGCGGGTCGGCCAGGAAATCGACGTCTACGTGCTCAGCCTCGACCGCAACACCAACCGGATCGCGCTCAGCCGCAAGCGCCTGCTGCCCGATCCGTGGGACGATGCGTTGGAGCGCTACCACGAAGGTATGCAGGTCGAAGGCACGGTGACCAACGTCGTGGACTTCGGCGCGTTCATCGCGCTGGACGACGGCCTGGAAGGGCTGCTGCACCTCAGCGAAATGGGCGACGGCTCGCTCAAGGAGCCGTACAGCTACGTCAAGAAGGGCGACCGCCTCCAGCTGCGCATCAGCCGCCTGGAACCCGATCAGCGGCGCGTGGGCTTCACGCAGCGCTGGGGTACGGAACAGCCGGTCCTGTCGCGGCCTGAAGGCGAGGCCGAACCCGAGCCGGAAGCGCACGCCGAAGAAGCCGCCCCGGCAGCCGAAGCAGATGTGGCCGTCCCCGAAGCGAGCGTCGAAACAGAAGCCAGCACTGAAACGACAGCCGAAGCGAGCACTGAGACAGAAGCCAGCGCCGAGGTAGAGGCGCAGGCGGAACCTGAAGCGGCAGTACAGGCCGAGCCAGAGCCGGAAGCCGAAGCGAGCACTGAAACAGAGACCAGCGCCGAAGTAGAAGCGCAGGCGGAACCGGAAGCGGCAGTAGAGGCCGAGCCAGAGCCGGAAGCTGAGGCGGAACCGGAAGCTGAGGCCGAGCCAGAAGCTGAAGCCGAGACCGAGGCCGAACCGGACGAAGAAGCCGAAGAAGAGGACAAAAAAGAGTCGTAA